The Symphalangus syndactylus isolate Jambi chromosome 23, NHGRI_mSymSyn1-v2.1_pri, whole genome shotgun sequence genome has a window encoding:
- the HUS1B gene encoding checkpoint protein HUS1B, with protein MKFRAKITDKGCLELFIHVSGTVARLAKVCVLRVCPDSLCFGPGGSGGLHEARLWCEVRQGAFQQFRMEGVAEDLNEIHLELTAEHLSRAARSAAGASSLKLQLTHKRRPCLTVAVELASSLGRARSAVHDLPVRVLPRRVGRDCLPPSLRASDASIYLPRWRTLRSIVERMANVGDHVLVEANLSGRMTLSMETEVVSIQSYFKNLGNPPKSALGVPQNRDLESMVQVRVDNRRLLQFLEGQQIHPTTALCNIWDNTLLQLVLVQEDVSLQYFIPAL; from the coding sequence ATGAAGTTTCGCGCCAAGATCACTGACAAAGGCTGTCTAGAGCTGTTCATCCACGTCAGCGGCACCGTCGCGAGGCTAGCGAAGGTCTGCGTGCTCCGCGTGTGCCCTGACAGCCTATGCTTCGGCCCCGGGGGCTCCGGCGGCCTCCATGAGGCCAGGTTGTGGTGCGAGGTGCGGCAGGGGGCCTTCCAGCAGTTTCGCATGGAAGGTGTCGCTGAAGATCTCAATGAGATCCACCTGGAGCTGACGGCGGAGCACCTGTCCCGGGCGGCGAGAAGCGCAGCGGGCGCGTCCTCGCTGAAGCTACAGCTGACCCACAAGCGCCGCCCCTGCCTCACGGTGGCGGTGGAGCTGGCCTCCTCCTTGGGCCGCGCTCGCAGCGCGGTGCACGATCTGCCCGTGCGGGTGCTTCCCAGAAGAGTGGGGCGAGACTGCCTGCCGCCCAGCCTGCGCGCCTCCGACGCGAGCATCTATCTGCCGCGCTGGAGGACGCTGAGGAGCATCGTGGAGAGGATGGCGAACGTGGGCGATCACGTGCTGGTGGAAGCAAACCTCAGTGGCAGGATGACCCTGAGTATGGAGACGGAGGTGGTGTCCattcaaagttattttaaaaatcttggaaACCCTCCCAAGTCGGCTCTGGGTGTGCCTCAAAACAGAGACCTGGAGAGCATGGTGCAAGTGCGGGTAGATAATCGGAGGCTTCTGCAGTTTTTGGAGGGACAGCAAATACATCCTACGACGGCcctatgcaatatttgggacaatACTCTTCTTCAGCTTGTTTTGGTTCAAGAAGATGTCTCtcttcagtatttcattcctgCCTTGTAA